A portion of the Micromonospora tarapacensis genome contains these proteins:
- a CDS encoding sigma-70 family RNA polymerase sigma factor, with translation MVETSTREGAELERFRTELTGYCYRMLGSGFEAEDAVQETLVRGWRSYDRYDERRASLRTWLYRIATNVCLDMLRSAQRRVLAMDLGPAAHAGAVLGVPVADQRWIHPIPDGRALPATDSPEELAVQRETIRLAFVAALQHLPPRQRAVLILREVLCWTAEEVAHLLKTTVASVNSALQRARATLRTTGPTPSDPSRPADPAQRDLLDRYCAAFERHDVATLVSLLHEDATMSMPPFAWWLRGRDEIRVALLDPQASCAGARLWPVQANGSPAFWQTRPGPAGDHLPFALVILDVVDDLITGIVTYLDADRLVPLFGLPPHR, from the coding sequence ATGGTGGAGACGTCGACCCGCGAGGGCGCCGAGCTGGAACGGTTCCGGACAGAACTCACCGGCTACTGCTACCGGATGCTCGGCTCCGGCTTCGAGGCCGAGGACGCGGTGCAGGAGACCCTGGTGCGGGGATGGCGGTCGTACGACCGTTACGACGAGCGGAGAGCGTCGCTACGCACCTGGCTGTACCGTATCGCGACGAACGTCTGCCTCGACATGCTCCGCAGCGCGCAACGCCGTGTTCTGGCCATGGACCTGGGCCCGGCGGCTCACGCTGGCGCCGTCCTCGGCGTGCCGGTGGCGGACCAGCGGTGGATTCACCCGATCCCGGACGGCCGTGCCCTGCCGGCGACCGACAGCCCGGAGGAGTTGGCCGTCCAACGCGAGACGATCCGGTTGGCGTTCGTCGCCGCGCTCCAGCACCTGCCGCCCCGACAACGCGCCGTGCTGATCCTACGTGAGGTGTTGTGCTGGACGGCAGAGGAGGTCGCGCATCTGCTTAAGACCACCGTGGCATCGGTCAACAGCGCGCTGCAACGAGCCCGGGCCACGCTGCGGACGACCGGCCCCACGCCTAGCGATCCGTCGCGACCGGCCGACCCAGCCCAGCGTGATCTGCTCGACCGCTACTGCGCCGCGTTCGAACGCCATGACGTCGCCACGCTCGTGTCGCTGCTGCATGAGGACGCCACGATGTCGATGCCGCCGTTCGCGTGGTGGCTCCGTGGCCGAGACGAGATCCGCGTGGCGCTGCTGGACCCGCAGGCGTCCTGCGCGGGCGCGCGGCTGTGGCCGGTACAGGCGAACGGATCACCGGCGTTCTGGCAGACGCGCCCCGGCCCGGCCGGCGACCACCTCCCGTTCGCGCTCGTCATTCTCGATGTGGTTGACGATCTGATCACCGGTATCGTCACGTACCTCGACGCCGACCGGCTGGTGCCGCTGTTCGGACTCCCGCCGCACCGATGA
- a CDS encoding maleylpyruvate isomerase family mycothiol-dependent enzyme, with protein MIEEDIRAAVTAERSEQADLLATLRPDQWDAPTLCAGWRVREVVAHTTMPFRTSVGRTLVELAKAGGRFNRMADRCARRDAARMTSTQLVATLRDNVAHPWKPPGGGIPAALSHDVIHGLDITVGLGLGRRIPSDRIAIVLAGLTPRNVAFFGTDLTGVALQATDLDWRHGTGTPVRGLAQDLLLVICGRRLPPGHLEGDAASRFTR; from the coding sequence GTGATTGAGGAAGACATCCGGGCGGCGGTGACGGCGGAGCGGAGCGAACAGGCAGACCTACTCGCCACCCTTCGACCGGACCAGTGGGACGCCCCGACCCTGTGCGCCGGCTGGCGGGTCCGGGAGGTCGTTGCCCACACGACGATGCCGTTCCGGACCTCGGTCGGCCGGACGCTCGTGGAGCTGGCGAAGGCAGGCGGCCGTTTCAACCGGATGGCCGACCGGTGTGCACGGCGCGACGCGGCCCGAATGACCAGCACGCAACTCGTGGCGACGCTCCGCGACAACGTCGCACATCCCTGGAAACCGCCGGGCGGCGGTATCCCCGCAGCCCTGTCCCACGACGTCATCCACGGGCTCGACATCACCGTCGGCCTCGGGTTGGGCCGGCGGATTCCGTCCGACCGCATCGCTATCGTCCTCGCCGGGCTGACGCCCAGGAACGTCGCGTTCTTCGGAACGGACCTCACCGGAGTGGCGTTGCAGGCAACCGACCTCGACTGGCGTCACGGCACCGGAACACCGGTGCGAGGACTGGCCCAGGATCTACTGCTCGTGATCTGCGGACGCCGTCTCCCACCCGGCCACCTGGAAGGCGACGCCGCCAGCCGGTTCACGCGATGA
- a CDS encoding isocitrate lyase/PEP mutase family protein — protein MTDVLVTDKARRLRALHDRSVLLLPNAWDSASAALMARAGAAAVATTSGGVAWSLGRPDGESLTREDMMAAVRRIAEAVDVPVTADVEGGYGPTPHDVAATVRATIEAGAVGMNIEDSRAADGTLLSVEEQMQRVQAAREAAADVGVPEFVINVRTDVYLFQIGEPAVRLDAVLARAAGYAKAGADCLFVPGLLNLDTLRALTAASPLPVNAMAGPGGPTVAELTAVGVSRISVGTAIAQAAYGVAERAARELLEAGTYHTLDQAVSYPELDALCIPAPR, from the coding sequence GTGACCGATGTACTCGTCACCGACAAGGCCCGCAGGTTACGGGCGTTGCACGATCGATCCGTGCTGCTGTTGCCGAACGCGTGGGATTCGGCCAGCGCGGCTTTGATGGCCCGGGCCGGCGCGGCCGCCGTGGCGACGACCAGCGGCGGTGTGGCCTGGTCACTCGGGCGGCCCGACGGGGAGTCGCTGACCCGGGAAGACATGATGGCGGCGGTGCGCCGCATCGCGGAGGCCGTCGACGTGCCGGTGACAGCCGATGTCGAGGGTGGGTACGGCCCTACGCCCCACGACGTGGCAGCCACTGTCCGGGCGACAATCGAGGCGGGCGCCGTGGGAATGAACATCGAGGACTCCCGTGCCGCAGACGGCACGTTGCTGTCCGTCGAGGAGCAGATGCAACGTGTTCAGGCCGCACGGGAGGCGGCGGCCGACGTGGGCGTGCCGGAATTCGTGATCAACGTCCGCACGGACGTCTACCTGTTTCAGATCGGCGAGCCCGCAGTGCGGCTCGACGCCGTCCTCGCCCGCGCCGCCGGATACGCCAAGGCCGGCGCCGACTGCCTGTTCGTGCCAGGTCTGCTGAACCTCGACACGCTCCGCGCGCTGACCGCAGCGTCACCGCTGCCAGTAAACGCGATGGCGGGACCGGGCGGACCGACCGTCGCCGAGCTGACCGCTGTCGGGGTGAGCCGGATTAGCGTCGGGACCGCGATTGCCCAGGCAGCGTACGGCGTGGCCGAGCGAGCCGCCCGCGAACTACTGGAGGCGGGCACCTACCACACGCTCGACCAGGCGGTGAGTTACCCGGAGCTCGATGCCCTGTGCATTCCGGCACCCCGATGA
- a CDS encoding TIGR03086 family metal-binding protein: MIESNGSPDFEPAARALEKLLHGVTDDQLTCPTPCERWTVGDLLDHFMGLTVAFRIAAEKGSDAAPAGPVDPSVANLDPKWRSRLPAHLDELVVAWRQPAAWTGETAAGGVVLPAEIMGIVALNELVVHGWDLASATGQPYDVDSQALDAIHGLVSQQTGSDGAPGLFGPSVALPAGAPLLDRVLGFTGRSHRWTS; the protein is encoded by the coding sequence ATGATCGAGAGCAACGGCAGCCCGGATTTTGAGCCTGCGGCTCGCGCGCTGGAAAAGCTGCTGCATGGGGTGACCGATGACCAGCTCACCTGTCCCACCCCGTGTGAGAGGTGGACCGTCGGCGATCTGCTCGACCATTTCATGGGGTTGACGGTCGCGTTCCGGATAGCCGCGGAGAAAGGATCCGACGCCGCGCCGGCCGGCCCGGTCGACCCCTCGGTTGCCAACCTCGACCCGAAGTGGCGCAGCCGACTGCCGGCGCACCTCGACGAGTTGGTTGTCGCCTGGCGCCAGCCAGCAGCCTGGACCGGCGAGACCGCGGCCGGCGGGGTGGTGCTGCCGGCCGAGATCATGGGCATCGTCGCACTCAACGAACTGGTCGTTCACGGGTGGGATCTCGCCAGCGCGACCGGACAGCCATACGACGTTGACAGCCAGGCCCTCGACGCCATCCACGGCCTGGTGTCTCAACAGACCGGCAGCGACGGCGCCCCCGGCCTGTTCGGGCCGTCAGTTGCTCTGCCCGCCGGTGCTCCCCTGCTCGACCGAGTCCTCGGATTCACCGGCCGCAGCCACCGGTGGACGTCATAG
- a CDS encoding MarR family winged helix-turn-helix transcriptional regulator, with translation MSHEPARASAIADLMRAGRETSRLSMVFRYAIAERLGLTVSDLECLDHLADVGSATAGQVAERTNLTTGAVTSMLRRLQQAGYVTTERDPADRRRVIVTLRPERIAELAQPYKRFAERAERLIEGYTVEEVALLLRHNDRLQAVYLAELDRLRG, from the coding sequence ATGTCCCACGAGCCGGCCCGTGCCTCCGCGATCGCCGACCTCATGCGCGCCGGGCGGGAGACGTCGCGGCTGTCCATGGTGTTCCGGTACGCCATCGCGGAGCGGCTCGGCCTCACCGTTAGCGACCTGGAGTGCCTGGACCACCTGGCGGACGTCGGATCCGCCACCGCGGGACAGGTCGCCGAGCGGACCAACCTCACCACCGGAGCGGTGACCAGCATGCTCCGCCGGCTCCAGCAGGCGGGCTACGTGACGACCGAGCGCGATCCGGCGGACCGGCGGCGGGTGATCGTCACCCTGCGACCGGAGCGGATCGCCGAGCTGGCGCAACCGTACAAGCGGTTCGCCGAGCGGGCGGAACGACTCATCGAGGGCTACACCGTCGAGGAAGTCGCGCTGCTGCTCCGGCACAATGACCGCTTGCAGGCGGTGTACCTCGCCGAGTTGGACCGCCTCCGCGGATGA
- a CDS encoding FAD-dependent oxidoreductase: protein MSVSTDFSVAIAGAGLSGLCLAHYLRRAGIDVHVYERDPGPFVRRQGYRIILDRYGLEALRESLPRPLYRLALTTGDEPGGHLRFTDSRLRNAFSITLKDEPHETRQVDRLTLRSILQSGLDGRIHYGKAAVAVDSGDPAQLRLRFSDGGSAAATVVVGADGVGSALRAQLMPDADPADTSMVGIYGRSPLRRNGESVIPDALRASGVLAIADRPGRAFFFTSMRFGERPREAFARLAPGSYAPTGDDYVMWALLLRQEDVPTGVRGNLRALWKLAARMSTDFHPLIRLLVDTAELDATVLNLFATGRRPRRWAVSRATMMGDAVHAMPPFGAHGGNTALRDAALLGHRLIEARASGTPVEEAIAGYQDEMVPYAFRAVDTAAGLMRRLTGGAAAPHWVLTRVLPRLHRVTVPEA, encoded by the coding sequence ATGAGCGTATCGACTGACTTCTCGGTGGCGATCGCCGGCGCCGGCCTCTCCGGCCTCTGCCTCGCCCACTACCTGAGGCGCGCCGGCATCGACGTGCACGTCTACGAGCGGGACCCGGGCCCCTTCGTCAGGCGGCAGGGCTACCGGATCATTCTCGACCGGTACGGGCTGGAGGCGCTACGCGAAAGCCTGCCCCGCCCGCTGTACCGCCTGGCGCTGACCACCGGCGACGAGCCCGGCGGGCACCTGCGCTTCACCGACAGCCGGCTGCGGAACGCATTCAGCATCACCCTCAAGGACGAGCCGCACGAGACCCGCCAGGTCGACCGGCTGACCCTGCGGTCGATCCTGCAGTCCGGGCTGGACGGGCGCATCCACTACGGCAAGGCCGCCGTCGCGGTGGACAGCGGCGACCCGGCACAGCTGCGGCTGCGGTTCTCCGACGGCGGGTCCGCCGCGGCAACCGTCGTCGTGGGCGCCGACGGCGTCGGCTCGGCCCTGCGCGCGCAGCTCATGCCGGACGCGGACCCGGCGGACACCTCGATGGTGGGCATCTACGGCCGGTCGCCCCTGCGGCGCAACGGCGAGAGCGTCATCCCGGACGCGCTGCGTGCCAGCGGCGTGCTGGCCATCGCCGACCGACCGGGCCGCGCCTTCTTCTTCACCTCCATGCGGTTCGGCGAGCGCCCACGGGAGGCGTTCGCGCGCCTGGCACCGGGCAGCTATGCGCCCACCGGCGACGACTACGTCATGTGGGCACTGCTGCTCCGGCAGGAGGACGTGCCCACCGGCGTCCGCGGGAACCTGCGAGCGCTGTGGAAACTGGCCGCCCGGATGAGTACGGACTTCCACCCGCTCATCCGACTGCTGGTCGACACGGCCGAGCTGGACGCCACCGTACTCAACCTCTTCGCCACCGGCCGGCGCCCGCGCCGGTGGGCGGTGTCCCGGGCGACGATGATGGGCGACGCCGTACACGCCATGCCGCCGTTCGGCGCACACGGCGGCAACACCGCACTCCGCGACGCCGCCCTGCTCGGCCATCGGCTCATCGAGGCCCGGGCGAGCGGCACGCCGGTGGAGGAGGCGATCGCCGGCTACCAGGACGAGATGGTGCCCTACGCCTTCCGCGCCGTCGACACCGCCGCCGGGCTGATGCGCCGCCTCACCGGGGGCGCAGCCGCACCGCACTGGGTGCTGACCCGCGTGTTACCGCGGCTGCACCGGGTCACCGTACCGGAGGCATGA
- a CDS encoding ABC transporter permease, with translation MSTPTADVARQAPPTRAEPTRAPASTAALAGTGYLLRFMLRRNRVRLTVWTGSLVAFCGYYVVAIAAVYPTAADRQNRAESIANAGGTLLAGPGYGLEDYTIGRMFANEMSLWLMALLATMNILLVARNTRAEEASGRTELVRALPVGRHAGTVAAFLMVVIADAAFALFGSVLMISAGQLAAVDTFTLLIGVMLTALVFAGVTTVTSQLTVHSRGPSGLAFAALAAAVLIRGIGDIQQRHGSWLSWLSPIAWAQQTRPYADVRLWPLGLSVLAILVALAVGAVLASRRDLGGALLHGRPGRADAAPSLASPFALVVRQQRGALLWWLVGCVAMFGPAGLFLGADSGDALQRIAEQNELTETIFGDDPILAFLAIMMLHNALAVAVFATASVLRVQTEEDEGRLGLGLSRPTSRTNSLLAHLSVAGIGALVLLVAGGALPLWVGASLSGGDTSLLILLKSAGAFALGIAVLIAFTAALYAWVPRASALAWVFCAIIVVERFFGSVLQLPTAVKALSPFWWVGSYPNAPLDPAHLVGLAAAAAALLALAVAGFRRRDLSAG, from the coding sequence ATGAGCACGCCGACCGCCGACGTCGCGCGGCAGGCACCGCCCACCCGGGCCGAACCGACGCGGGCTCCGGCATCCACCGCCGCCCTGGCGGGCACCGGCTACCTCCTGCGGTTCATGCTGCGGCGCAACCGGGTCCGGCTGACGGTCTGGACAGGTTCCCTGGTGGCGTTCTGCGGTTACTACGTCGTCGCCATCGCGGCGGTCTACCCCACCGCCGCCGACCGGCAGAACCGGGCCGAGTCGATCGCGAACGCCGGTGGCACGCTGCTGGCCGGACCGGGCTACGGGCTCGAGGACTACACCATCGGCAGAATGTTCGCCAACGAGATGTCGCTCTGGCTGATGGCGCTCCTGGCGACGATGAACATCCTGCTGGTCGCCCGCAACACCCGCGCCGAGGAGGCGAGCGGTCGCACCGAACTCGTCCGGGCCCTGCCCGTCGGACGACACGCGGGGACCGTGGCGGCGTTCCTGATGGTGGTGATCGCCGACGCTGCCTTCGCCCTGTTCGGTAGCGTGCTCATGATCAGTGCCGGCCAACTCGCCGCGGTGGACACCTTCACACTCCTGATCGGTGTGATGCTGACGGCCCTGGTCTTCGCCGGGGTCACGACGGTCACCAGTCAGCTGACCGTGCACAGTCGCGGGCCCTCCGGCCTCGCCTTCGCGGCACTCGCCGCCGCGGTGCTGATCCGCGGCATCGGGGACATCCAGCAGCGGCACGGCAGCTGGCTGTCCTGGCTGTCCCCCATCGCCTGGGCGCAGCAGACGCGACCATACGCCGACGTCCGGCTCTGGCCGCTCGGCCTGAGCGTGCTGGCGATCCTCGTCGCGCTGGCTGTCGGGGCCGTCCTGGCTTCCCGGCGTGACCTCGGGGGCGCCCTCCTGCACGGCAGGCCCGGCCGGGCCGACGCCGCGCCGTCGCTGGCCAGCCCGTTCGCGCTCGTCGTCCGGCAGCAGCGCGGGGCGCTGCTGTGGTGGCTCGTGGGGTGTGTGGCGATGTTCGGCCCCGCCGGCCTGTTCCTCGGCGCGGACTCCGGTGACGCCCTGCAACGGATCGCCGAACAGAACGAACTCACCGAGACCATCTTCGGTGACGACCCCATCCTGGCGTTCCTGGCCATCATGATGCTGCACAACGCGCTCGCCGTGGCCGTCTTCGCCACCGCGTCCGTGCTGCGAGTCCAGACCGAGGAGGACGAGGGCCGTCTCGGGCTCGGCCTGTCACGGCCGACGTCGAGGACCAACTCGCTGCTCGCCCACCTGTCCGTCGCCGGGATCGGCGCGCTCGTGCTGCTCGTCGCCGGCGGCGCCCTGCCGCTGTGGGTCGGCGCGTCCCTCTCCGGTGGCGACACCAGTCTGCTGATCCTGCTGAAGAGTGCCGGCGCGTTCGCGCTCGGCATCGCCGTGCTGATCGCCTTCACCGCGGCGCTCTATGCCTGGGTTCCCCGGGCGAGCGCGCTCGCCTGGGTGTTCTGCGCGATCATCGTGGTGGAGCGGTTCTTCGGATCTGTCCTCCAACTGCCCACGGCGGTCAAGGCCCTCTCGCCGTTCTGGTGGGTCGGCAGCTACCCGAACGCGCCCCTCGATCCGGCACACCTGGTGGGTCTCGCCGCGGCAGCGGCTGCGCTGTTGGCCCTGGCGGTCGCCGGCTTCCGCCGACGTGACCTCAGCGCGGGCTGA
- a CDS encoding ABC transporter ATP-binding protein has product MTENPVEVADLHKSFGSVKALDGLHLTVRPGEIAGFLGPNGAGKSTTIRMLLGLQRRDSGTARLFGGDAWRDAVALHRRLAYVPGDVSLWPNLTGGEAIDYLTRLHDTADRAERRKRKAALLEHFELDPTKKARTYSKGNRQKVALVAAFLIDPELYIFDEPTSGLDPLMEAVFTEHVQRAKDAGKAVLLSSHILSEVEKVCDTVTIIRNGRTVESGTLAELRHLTRTTVSALVVDDPAAITGLAGVHDVTTTSASGDVTKVDLSVDNAQIGAVLAALSRLDVRGLTATPPSLEELFMRHYGGDSTAAVPRSVEAVSR; this is encoded by the coding sequence ATGACAGAGAACCCCGTCGAAGTCGCCGACCTGCACAAGTCGTTCGGCTCCGTCAAAGCGCTCGACGGCCTGCACCTGACCGTCCGTCCCGGTGAGATCGCCGGATTCCTCGGCCCCAACGGCGCCGGGAAGTCGACCACGATCCGGATGCTGCTCGGCCTGCAGCGCCGTGACTCCGGTACCGCCCGGCTCTTCGGCGGCGACGCATGGCGCGACGCCGTGGCCCTGCACCGCCGGCTCGCCTACGTTCCCGGTGACGTGAGCCTGTGGCCCAACCTCACCGGCGGCGAGGCCATCGACTACCTGACCCGGCTGCACGACACGGCCGACCGGGCGGAGCGCCGAAAGCGCAAAGCCGCCCTGCTGGAACACTTCGAGCTCGACCCGACCAAGAAGGCACGGACGTACTCGAAGGGCAACCGCCAGAAGGTGGCGCTCGTGGCCGCCTTCCTCATCGACCCCGAGCTGTACATCTTCGACGAGCCGACCTCCGGCCTGGATCCCCTGATGGAGGCGGTCTTCACCGAACACGTCCAGCGGGCCAAGGACGCAGGAAAGGCGGTGCTGCTCTCCTCGCACATCCTGAGCGAGGTGGAGAAGGTCTGCGACACCGTCACGATCATCAGGAACGGTCGCACGGTGGAGTCCGGCACCCTCGCCGAACTGCGGCACCTGACCCGCACCACCGTCAGCGCGTTGGTCGTCGACGACCCGGCGGCCATCACCGGGCTCGCCGGTGTCCATGACGTCACCACCACCTCCGCGAGCGGCGACGTCACCAAGGTCGACCTGTCCGTGGACAACGCGCAGATCGGCGCGGTTCTGGCCGCGCTGTCGAGGCTGGACGTACGTGGCCTCACCGCCACCCCACCGTCGCTTGAGGAACTGTTCATGCGGCACTACGGCGGAGACTCGACCGCCGCGGTGCCGCGAAGCGTCGAGGCGGTGTCCCGATGA
- a CDS encoding ABC transporter permease, with translation MSAVATSLGDSTVMLRRNLKHTLRNPTTVFNAILFPIVIMLMFVKVFGGAFDVGSSYIDYATPGLLVMAVSYGLGATATEVNSDMTKGIINRFKVMDVSRGSVLTGHVIVTTLRCLVACAAIVGVAFGLGFRPTASAFDWLAAIGVIVLLSFAAGWLTVALGLSAKTVESAGIATVPLIMLPFLSSAFVPADSMGAGMRQFAEYQPFTPIIETLRGLLMGDPSAGSALAAVAWCLGLTVTGYLWSVSTFNKRA, from the coding sequence ATGAGCGCTGTCGCGACGTCGTTGGGCGACTCGACCGTCATGTTGCGCCGAAACCTCAAACACACCCTGCGCAACCCGACCACGGTGTTCAACGCGATCCTGTTCCCGATCGTGATCATGCTGATGTTCGTCAAGGTGTTCGGCGGCGCATTCGACGTCGGCTCCAGCTACATCGACTACGCCACGCCGGGCCTACTCGTGATGGCTGTCAGCTATGGTCTGGGAGCCACCGCGACGGAGGTGAACTCCGACATGACCAAAGGCATCATCAATCGTTTCAAGGTCATGGACGTCTCTCGGGGTTCCGTGCTGACCGGGCACGTGATCGTGACCACGCTCCGCTGCCTGGTCGCCTGCGCCGCCATCGTCGGGGTTGCCTTCGGGCTGGGCTTCCGCCCCACTGCCAGCGCGTTCGACTGGCTCGCCGCGATCGGCGTCATCGTGCTACTCAGCTTCGCGGCCGGTTGGCTCACCGTCGCGTTGGGGCTCTCCGCGAAGACCGTGGAGTCGGCCGGCATCGCCACCGTACCGCTGATCATGTTGCCGTTCCTGAGCAGCGCGTTCGTGCCCGCGGACTCGATGGGGGCCGGCATGCGGCAGTTCGCGGAGTACCAGCCGTTCACCCCGATCATCGAGACGCTGCGCGGACTGCTGATGGGCGATCCCTCGGCCGGTAGCGCTCTCGCCGCCGTCGCCTGGTGTCTCGGGCTGACCGTCACCGGATACCTGTGGTCGGTCTCCACCTTCAACAAGCGAGCATGA
- a CDS encoding ATP-binding cassette domain-containing protein, whose protein sequence is MRRSAVSVSGLRKSYGGNVVLDGIDFDVAAGSIFSLLGPNGAGKTTTVNILTTLMRADAGTVHVAGHDVTTATRQVRSAIGVTGQFTAVDELLSGRENLRLVADLKHLRGGDTVVTRLLERFDLVASADKLASTYSGGMRRKLDLAMTLVGNPDIIFLDEPTTGLDPRSRRTMWSIVRELVAEGTTIFLTTQYLEEADQLADQIAVLNEGRLVARGTPEELKRQVPGAHVQLRFAAVHDLDAAARVLAAATRDDEELTLQVPHDGEPRSLLTLLNRLDEQSINLREFSVRTPDLDDVFLSLTERPSTGRPREEAIVR, encoded by the coding sequence GTGAGACGTTCAGCGGTTTCAGTTTCGGGGCTGCGCAAGAGCTACGGCGGCAACGTGGTCCTCGATGGCATCGACTTCGATGTCGCCGCGGGATCGATCTTCTCCCTGCTCGGCCCCAACGGAGCAGGCAAGACCACGACCGTGAACATCCTGACGACCTTGATGCGAGCCGATGCCGGTACGGTGCACGTCGCCGGACACGACGTGACGACCGCGACCAGGCAGGTGCGCTCGGCCATCGGCGTGACCGGTCAGTTCACCGCGGTGGACGAACTCCTGTCGGGCCGGGAGAACCTGCGCCTGGTCGCTGACCTGAAGCACCTGCGGGGCGGCGACACGGTCGTCACGCGGCTCCTGGAACGCTTCGATCTGGTGGCGTCGGCGGACAAGCTGGCCTCGACCTACTCCGGCGGCATGCGGCGCAAGTTGGACCTGGCGATGACGCTGGTCGGCAACCCGGACATCATCTTCCTGGACGAGCCGACCACCGGTCTCGACCCGCGCAGCCGGCGCACGATGTGGAGCATCGTCCGCGAGCTGGTTGCCGAGGGCACCACGATCTTCCTGACCACCCAGTACCTCGAGGAAGCCGACCAACTCGCCGACCAGATCGCGGTTCTCAACGAGGGCCGGCTGGTCGCCCGGGGTACCCCCGAGGAGCTCAAGCGCCAGGTCCCCGGCGCGCATGTGCAGCTCCGGTTCGCCGCCGTGCACGACCTCGACGCGGCGGCCCGGGTCCTGGCCGCCGCCACCCGGGACGACGAGGAACTGACCCTCCAGGTGCCGCACGACGGCGAGCCCCGGTCGTTGCTGACACTGCTGAACCGCCTCGACGAACAGTCGATCAATCTTCGGGAGTTCTCCGTACGGACTCCCGACCTCGACGACGTCTTCCTGTCCCTGACCGAGCGCCCCAGCACCGGCCGACCGCGTGAGGAGGCGATCGTACGATGA
- a CDS encoding MbtH family protein, whose amino-acid sequence MSTNPFDDESGSFYVLVNDEDQHSLWPVFAEVPAGWRVVFGADVKAACLEFVEQNWTDLRPRSLREAMAAN is encoded by the coding sequence GTGAGCACGAACCCTTTCGATGACGAGAGCGGCAGCTTCTACGTCCTGGTAAACGACGAGGACCAGCACTCCCTGTGGCCGGTCTTCGCCGAGGTGCCGGCCGGCTGGCGGGTCGTTTTCGGCGCGGACGTCAAAGCCGCCTGCCTGGAATTCGTCGAACAGAACTGGACCGACCTGCGCCCGCGGAGTCTGCGGGAGGCGATGGCGGCGAACTGA
- a CDS encoding FMN-binding negative transcriptional regulator, with amino-acid sequence MFVPRMYREPDPQWIRELIRRNPLALLMTNGADTEGPFGTHLPVIADPGPAAHDSPDLTGTTLLGHMNRANPQWKALRAGTPAVLSFAGPHGYVSPTLYPLTPAAPTWNYTAAQLRGVIEPVESAEETLSVVRATAGALEAEFGNGWDMTESMGHFRRILPGVGAFRFTVTRSEAIFKLSQEQSRETQGRVCRHFQEAADGQPAVAEYMSRLAGSS; translated from the coding sequence ATGTTTGTGCCTCGTATGTACCGGGAGCCGGACCCGCAGTGGATCCGGGAGTTGATTCGGCGGAATCCGCTGGCGTTGTTGATGACCAACGGCGCCGACACGGAAGGGCCTTTCGGCACCCACCTGCCGGTCATCGCCGACCCGGGGCCGGCCGCCCATGACTCGCCGGACCTGACCGGAACGACGCTGCTCGGCCACATGAACCGGGCGAATCCGCAGTGGAAGGCGCTGCGCGCGGGTACGCCCGCCGTGCTCAGCTTCGCCGGCCCGCACGGTTACGTCTCACCGACGCTGTACCCGCTCACTCCCGCGGCACCGACCTGGAACTACACCGCGGCGCAGCTGCGCGGCGTGATCGAGCCGGTCGAGTCCGCGGAGGAGACGCTGTCGGTGGTGCGGGCGACCGCGGGGGCCTTGGAGGCCGAGTTCGGAAACGGCTGGGACATGACCGAGTCGATGGGCCACTTCCGCCGGATCCTTCCCGGGGTGGGCGCCTTTCGTTTCACGGTCACCCGGTCCGAGGCGATTTTCAAGCTCAGTCAGGAACAGAGCCGTGAGACGCAGGGCCGGGTGTGCCGACATTTCCAGGAAGCGGCCGACGGGCAGCCCGCAGTGGCGGAGTACATGAGCAGGCTGGCCGGAAGCAGCTGA